In Colius striatus isolate bColStr4 chromosome 17, bColStr4.1.hap1, whole genome shotgun sequence, the following proteins share a genomic window:
- the SNAP29 gene encoding synaptosomal-associated protein 29 has translation MSVSSRSYNPFAEEEDEEAVAAWPAKGSGEVSGAERQRYLQQEVLRRSAATVDSTTRSLSLLYESERIGVATSEELVRQGEALKRTEQMVDKMDQDLKTSQRHINSIKSVWGGLVNYFKAKPPENKPEQNGTPEYFASSRLKEAMVSSKEQESKYQESHPNLRKLDNSDNDFSKADLVSSVQKDSYPKNQHLRAYHQKIDNNLDEMSSGLSRLKNLALGLQTEIEEQDDMLDRLTKKVETLDVNIKSTDKKIRQL, from the exons ATGTCAGTTTCCTCGAGAAGCTACAACCCCTTCGccgaggaggaggatgaggaggcgGTGGCAGCGTGGCCGGCGAAGGGCAGCGGGGAGGTGAGCGGTGCCGAGCGGCAGAGGTACCTGCAGCAGGAGGTGCTGCGTCGCTCCGCCGCCACCGTCGACAGCACCACCCGCTCCCTCTCGCTCCTCTACGAGTCCGAGCGGATCGGCGTGGCCACCTCCGAG GAGCTTGTACGTCAAGGAGAGGCACTGAAGCGCACAGAACAGATGGTAGATAAAATGGACCAAGACCTGAAGACTAGTCAAAGGCACATAAATAGCATAAAGAGTGTTTGGGGGGGCTTGGTAAACTACTTCAAAGCCAAACCTCCAGAGAACAAGCCAGAGCAGAATGGAACCCCTGAATATTTTGCTAGCAGTAG GTTAAAAGAAGCAATGGTGTCTAGTAAAGAACAAGAGTCAAAATACCAGGAAAGTCATCCAAATTTAAGGAAGCTAGATAATTCAG ACAATGATTTCAGCAAAGCAGATTTAGTTTCTTCAGTACAAAAAGATTCTTATCCAAAGAACCAACACCTGCGAGCTTACCACCAGAAAATTGATAACAACTTGG ATGAGATGTCTTCTGGGTTAAGTCGCCTGAAAAACCTAGCTCTTGGTCTGCAGACAGAAATAGAGGAGCAAGATGATATGCTGGATCGGCTAACAAAAAAAGTAGAGACACTAGATGTCAATATTAAAAGCACTGATAAAAAAATCCGTCAACTTTAA